The sequence TGACAGCGCTCTACTGACCTTTGCCGTTGACAACGCCATTCGGGACCTGCTGCCTTGTGTCAGCTTTATTCGGCAGGAACGTGTCATTGTTGTGATCCGAACCGGCATCTCCGGCTTTGACAAGCAGATTCAACGTTCCGTTTATGAGAAGATCGAGCAGCTGCTAAAGTGTGAAATCGTAGCGGTCGCAGGGAAGCCTGTGGAAGATGCAATGGAGTTGTATGACTCTTACGAAACGGCAAGCGAAGCGTATGGATTCCGACGTCTTATGCGCAGCAGACAGTGGGAGTATGCAGACATAGCAGGCCGAGTCGGCGGGAAAATGGTATGTACCACAGAGGAGGAGAAGGAGCTTTCCACGATATTGCTGGACAATGATCCGATGGTGCTGAAGTCGTGGGTGCATCGTTATGTCGAGGACTTGCTGGCGGATCCCGAGGTGACCCCGCAATCCCTTCAGGCAGCCGTCCAGTCTGTTGCGATCGCTGCGCATCGCTGGCTGGACCGTGTGTTGGCTGCCATTGGAAAGGAGCGCAACCCGGGGGAGAAGCCCGAGCCGTTCGACAGCGATCTTGAACGTCTTCCGGTGGACGGTTTGTTCCAACACTTGTATCACGTGATGAAGCTTTATCATCATAAGCTGGCGGAAGGCGGAAACACCCACATCCACAAGGCGATTACTTATATTGAGGAACGGATTGGCCATGATCTGGGCCTGCAGCAGGTGGCGCAGCATGTACACCTGCATCCGAATCATCTGAGCGACTTGTTCAAGAAGGAAACCGGTATGAAGTTCGTCGATTATGTAACGAAGAAAAAGATGCAGCGGGCGATGGACATCTTGTCCCATTCTCCGGTCAAAATCAGCGAGGTCGCGGCTATGGTCGGCTATGAGGATGTCAAATACTTTGGTCAAATGTTCAAAAAGCACACGGGGATGACGCCCAGCCAATATCGGGAAGCCCATTCATAAAAGGGGCGGGTTTTGTTCCACCGGGTATAAGGGAATTTCGTTTTATCCGCTTTCGCAGCTTTTCGTGCTAGTGCGACGGACGGAGACGAGATTTCCTTTTTTTTTTTGCCGTGCGCGGTTTACCGATTGCCGGACCGAGGGAGCCAAGTAGAAAAAAAAAGAGGCTGATCCCCAAGCAGAATATCTGCCGTGGATCAGCCGCAAGTAACCATGCCACTGGTTGAAACCAAGATTTGAAACCAAGATTGCCTTCCTGTACGAACAGGGGAAGCACACATGCAATGAATGGGCGGGACCCATTCAAAAAGTCGAATTGCTTACAGACGTACGTCGCTGGAAGGACCGTTGAGGTTTTGCTTCTTCGCTTCTTCCAATTCTTCGTCCCACTTCAGGTGACGATATTCGGTAGCTGCTTCGTCCGTGTTGAACCAATTGATGAAGTCTTCCCACATCGCTACAGACCAAGTGGAGTCGATCTGTGCAGTCGTATACGCGCCTTCTCTCAGGCGAACGAAACCGAATACGTCGCGAACTTGAGACTTCTCCGCACGTACGACTACTTCCTCTGCCAGATGCGGCGGAATGAAGATAACGCCTGCAGGTGTGCCCAATACGACGTCGCCAGGCAAGCAGATCGCTTTGCCGATGCGCGTAGGCACGTTCATGCCTGTCATCGTTACGTCTTCGATAGCAG comes from Xylanibacillus composti and encodes:
- a CDS encoding response regulator, encoding MKILIADDEVIIRTGLAKVIKWRELGLDLLTPAESAEEVLARLPNEQPDILLTDIRMNGMTGLELAAEIKKTYPKMEIIILSGYDDFSYAQQAIRNGVSDYLLKTSRPEEIIKAVLKAKQRVEERLELHTLDRQKQLQEHQRLLEQWVTQEGKAAALLTPPESLRELDAGRVGENSSWQVIILAAGGWGEARSDSALLTFAVDNAIRDLLPCVSFIRQERVIVVIRTGISGFDKQIQRSVYEKIEQLLKCEIVAVAGKPVEDAMELYDSYETASEAYGFRRLMRSRQWEYADIAGRVGGKMVCTTEEEKELSTILLDNDPMVLKSWVHRYVEDLLADPEVTPQSLQAAVQSVAIAAHRWLDRVLAAIGKERNPGEKPEPFDSDLERLPVDGLFQHLYHVMKLYHHKLAEGGNTHIHKAITYIEERIGHDLGLQQVAQHVHLHPNHLSDLFKKETGMKFVDYVTKKKMQRAMDILSHSPVKISEVAAMVGYEDVKYFGQMFKKHTGMTPSQYREAHS